A genomic segment from Flavobacterium sp. 9R encodes:
- a CDS encoding glycosyltransferase family A protein: MNRDSLDFLIPMFPFAHFADFSILIVNQTHENAILTSDFPTVKVINSFEIGLSKSRNMGLKNSQGEILILADDDEVFEPDFIETIVAAYAQFPDAAVISFQIENENRKLFKKYPKKSQTFLKPLTLFSVMSIEITINKAILETSRIEFDAHFGLGATFEMGEEAIFLMDLYRQQQQISFVTKVIAAHKTQTTTDKVDFLQRYYIQGAFLKRVGMKNWIFRVLQKMFYDVKQQKIRLKETPKAIQLAFNGRKKYLELTQ; encoded by the coding sequence ATGAATAGAGATTCGTTGGATTTTTTGATTCCGATGTTTCCTTTTGCTCATTTTGCTGATTTTTCAATTTTAATCGTCAATCAAACCCATGAAAATGCTATTTTGACCTCTGATTTTCCTACTGTCAAAGTCATTAATTCTTTTGAAATAGGGTTGTCTAAAAGTAGAAATATGGGATTGAAAAATTCCCAAGGAGAAATTTTAATTTTGGCAGATGATGATGAAGTATTTGAACCTGATTTTATAGAAACAATTGTCGCTGCCTACGCTCAGTTTCCCGATGCGGCAGTGATTAGTTTTCAAATTGAAAACGAAAATAGAAAGTTGTTTAAAAAATATCCAAAAAAAAGTCAAACGTTTTTAAAACCATTGACTTTGTTTTCTGTGATGTCTATTGAAATAACGATAAATAAAGCCATTTTAGAGACATCTCGAATCGAATTTGATGCTCATTTTGGATTAGGAGCAACCTTTGAAATGGGTGAAGAAGCCATTTTTTTGATGGATTTGTATCGTCAGCAACAGCAAATTTCATTTGTAACCAAAGTAATTGCTGCCCATAAAACCCAAACGACTACTGATAAAGTAGATTTTTTACAACGATATTACATTCAAGGCGCTTTTTTGAAACGTGTTGGTATGAAAAATTGGATTTTTCGCGTTTTACAAAAAATGTTTTATGATGTAAAACAGCAAAAAATAAGGCTAAAAGAAACACCCAAAGCCATTCAATTAGCGTTTAATGGGCGCAAAAAATATTTAGAACTTACCCAATGA